The following coding sequences lie in one Glycine soja cultivar W05 chromosome 16, ASM419377v2, whole genome shotgun sequence genomic window:
- the LOC114389410 gene encoding protein argonaute 1-like, producing MVRKRRTELPSGGESSEAQHPSERSAPPPQQQAAAAAPGGAGPQGGRGWGPQGGRGGGRSRGMPQQQYGAPPDYQGRGRGGPSQQGGRGGYGSGRSGGGGGMGSGRGVGPSYGGPSRPPAPELHQATSVQSYQTGVSSQPASSEASSSLPPEPIDLEQSMGQMVLHSEPAPTPPPASKSSMRFPLRPGKGSYGTKCVVKANHFFAELPNKDLHQYDVTITPEVISRGVNRAVMEQLVRLYRESHLGKRLPAYDGRKSLYTAGPLPFMSKEFRIVLVDDDEGAGGQRRDREFKVVIKLAARADLHHLGLFLQGRQTDAPQEALQVLDIVLRELPTTRYCPVGRSFYSPDLGRRQPLGEGLESWRGFYQSIRPTQMGLSLNIDMSSTAFIEPLPVIDFVTQLLNRDVSARPLSDADRVKIKKALRGIKVEVTHRGNMRRKYRISGLTSQATRELTFPVDERGTMKSVVEYFYETYGFVIQHTQWPCLQVGNAQRPNYLPMEVCKIVEGQRYSKRLNERQITNLLRVTCQRPGERERDIMQTVHHNAYHEDPYAKEFGIKISEKLAQVEARILPAPWLKYHDTGREKDCLPQVGQWNMMNKKMVNGGTVNNWFCINFSRNVQDSVARGFCYELAQMCYISGMAFTPEPVVPPVSARPDQVEKVLKTRYHDAKNKLQGRELDLLIVILPDNNGSLYGDLKRICETDLGLVSQCCLTKHVFKMSKQYLANVALKINVKVGGRNTVLVDALSRRIPLVSDRPTIIFGADVTHPHPGEDSSPSIAAVVASQDYPEITKYAGLVCAQVHRQELIQDLFKQWQDPVRGTVTGGMIKELLISFRRATGQKPQRIIFYRDGVSEGQFYQVLLFELDAIRKACASLEPNYQPPVTFVVVQKRHHTRLFASNHHDKSSVDKSGNILPGTVVDSKICHPTEFDFYLCSHAGIQGTSRPAHYHVLWDENNFTADALQTLTNNLCYTYARCTRSVSIVPPAYYAHLAAFRARFYMEPETSDSGSMTSGAVAGRGMGGVGRSTRVPGANAAVRPLPALKENVKRVMFYC from the exons ATGGTCAGAAAGAGAAGAACTGAACTACCAAGTGGGGGTGAAAGCTCTGAGGCTCAACACCCTTCTGAAAGGAGtgcaccaccgccccaacaacAAGCTGCTGCTGCTGCCCCAGGAGGGGCTGGACCCCAAGGAGGCAGAGGCTGGGGTCCCCAAGGAGGAAGAGGAGGGGGCCGCAGCCGTGGGATGCCCCAACAGCAATATGGTGCCCCTCCTGATTATCAAGGTAGGGGAAGGGGAGGGCCTTCTCAGCAAGGAGGCCGTGGAGGATATGGCAGTGGCcgaagtggtggtggtggtggtatgGGCAGTGGCCGTGGCGTTGGTCCTTCATATGGTGGCCCATCGAGGCCACCGGCACCCGAGCTGCACCAAGCAACCTCAGTTCAGTCATATCAAACTGGGGTGAGTTCTCAGCCTGCATCATCTGAGGCCAGTTCATCCCTGCCGCCAGAGCCTATTGATTTGGAACAGTCAATGGGGCAGATGGTGCTTCATTCTGAACCTGCTCCTACTCCTCCTCCTGCAAGTAAATCATCAATGAGGTTTCCCCTTCGACCTGGAAAGGGTAGCTATGGCACCAAGTGTGTTGTTAAGGCTAATCATTTCTTTGCTGAGTTACCCAACAAAGATCTGCATCAATATGAT GTTACAATTACTCCAGAAGTGATATCAAGAGGGGTGAACCGTGCTGTTATGGAGCAGTTGGTGAGACTGTACCGGGAATCTCACTTGGGTAAGAGACTCCCTGCTTATGATGGACGCAAGAGCCTCTATACTGCTGGACCACTTCCTTTTATGTCAAAGGAGTTCAGAATTGTTCTCgttgatgatgatgaaggaGCTGGAGGCCAGAG GAGGGACAGGGAGTTCAAGGTTGTGATAAAATTGGCTGCACGTGCAGACCTTCACCATTTGGGACTCTTTTTACAAGGAAGGCAAACTGATGCTCCTCAAGAGGCTTTGCAGGTCCTTGACATTGTTCTGCGCGAACTCCCTACTACAAG GTATTGTCCTGTCGGAAGATCATTTTATTCACCTGATTTGGGCAGAAGACAGCCTTTAGGTGAGGGATTGGAAAGCTGGCGTGGTTTCTACCAGAGTATTCGGCCTACACAGATGGGGCTATCACTGAACATTG ATATGTCTTCCACTGCATTTATTGAGCCATTGCCAGTAATTGATTTCGTAACTCAACTGCTGAACAGAGATGTATCCGCCCGGCCACTTTCTGATGCTGATCGTGTGAAG ATCAAGAAAGCTCTCCGGGGTATCAAAGTTGAAGTGACACATCGTGGAAACATGAGAAGAAAATATCGTATCTCTGGTCTGACTTCACAGGCAACCAGAGAATTGAC ATTCCCGGTAGATGAAAGGGGAACCATGAAATCTGTTGTGGAGTACTTCTATGAGACATATGGGTTTGTCATTCAACATACTCAGTGGCCTTGTCTGCAAGTTGGCAATGCACAGAGACCAAACTATTTGCCAATGGAG GTTTGCAAGATAGTGGAGGGTCAAAGGTACTCGAAAAGGCTTAATGAGAGGCAAATCACTAATTTGCTGAGAGTTACATGCCAGCGTCCTGGTGAGAGGGAGCGTGATATCATGCAG ACAGTACACCACAACGCATACCACGAAGATCCTTATGCTAAAGAATTTGGAATCAAGATTAGCGAGAAACTTGCTCAAGTTGAAGCTCGCATCCTTCCTGCTCCatgg CTCAAATATCACGATACGGGCAGAGAAAAGGATTGTCTTCCTCAAGTTGGGCAATGGAATATGATGAATAAG AAAATGGTTAATGGGGGGACAGTTAACAACTGGTTCTGCATAAACTTTTCAAGGAATGTTCAAGATAGTGTTGCCCGTGGTTTTTGCTATGAACTTGCTCAGATGTGTTATATATCTGGAATG GCATTTACACCTGAGCCAGTAGTCCCCCCAGTCAGTGCTCGCCCTGATCAAGTGGAAAAGGTTCTTAAAACTCGGTATCATGATGCCAAGAACAAACTGCAAGGAAGAGAGCTTGATTTGCTCATCGTTATCTTGCCCGATAATAATGGATCTCTTTATG GTGATCTCAAACGGATATGTGAGACTGACCTAGGACTTGTTTCACAATGTTGCTTAACTAAGCATGTCTTCAAAATGAGCAAGCAGTACCTTGCAAATGTTGCTTTGAAAATTAATGTCAAAGTTGGAGGGAGAAACACTGTACTGGTTGATGCGCTCTCACGACGCATTCCCTTGGTCAGTGACAGACCTACAATTATTTTTGGAGCTGATGTGACTCATCCACATCCTGGAGAGGATTCAAGCCCATCAATTGCAGca GTTGTGGCTTCGCAAGACTATCCTGAAATTACAAAGTATGCTGGTTTAGTTTGTGCCCAAGTTCATAGGCAGGAACTCATTCAGGATCTTTTCAAACAATGGCAAGATCCAGTCAGAGGAACAGTGACTGGTGGAATGATCAA GGAACTTCTTATATCTTTTAGGAGAGCTACAGGACAAAAGCCACAACGCATCATATTTTATAG GGATGGTGTGAGTGAGGGACAGTTTTATCAGGTTCTACTGTTTGAGCTTGATGCTATTCGAAAG GCATGTGCATCCCTGGAACCCAATTATCAGCCTCCTGTGACTTTTGTGGTGGTTCAAAAGCGTCACCACACAAGGCTCTTTGCTAGCAACCATCATGATAAGAGTTCTGTTGACAAGAGTGGCAACATATTGCCTG GCACTGTTGTTGACTCCAAAATCTGCCATCCCACCGAATTTGACTTTTATCTCTGCAGCCATGCTGGAATACAG GGTACAAGCCGTCCTGCTCACTACCATGTGTTGTGGGATGAAAACAATTTTACTGCTGATGCCTTGCAAACACTCACCAACAATCTTTGCTACAC ATATGCTCGGTGCACCCGGTCTGTTTCAATCG TGCCTCCTGCATACTATGCTCACCTTGCTGCATTCCGCGCAAGGTTTTACATGGAACCAGAGACGTCGGATAGTGGCTCTATGACAAGTGGTGCTGTTGCAGGCCGTGGGATGGGCGGTGTAGGGCGTAGCACGCGTGTACCTGGTGCCAATGCTGCTGTGAGACCATTGCCTGCACTCAAGGAGAACGTCAAGAGAGTTATGTTTTATTGTTAA